CTGGCGGCGACGGCGGTGTATGCCTTCGCGCCGCGGGAGCCGGTGTTCAAGCGGGTCGAGACGACGCGCGATGGACAGGGCACGGAAAAACTGCGCTCGGGCAGCCGAAATGCTCCCATCGAAGACACGCCCTGATCTCAGATCGGGTGCAGGAGCGTGTCGCAGGCTTGCACCAGAACCTCGAACTCGGCGCGGCTCGGCGGTTCGCCACCGGCCTCGTTCCGCATGAGCCTATCGCCGACCCCGAGGGCGGCGAAGCACTGATCGACCAGTGGCTCCGGCAGCACCCCGCGGAAGCTCATCTCGTCGACGAGGCGCCGGGCAGGGGCATCAGTGAGCCGCATTCCGTGAGCGCGCGCGACATCCTGGAGGATTGCCGTGAGAATGGGTAGGAGCGACAGGCAGGCGACATCGATCAGCCCGGCCTCGGCGGCCGCGCGCGCCCTCGCGATGAGAGCCGCATGGTCGGATGAGGTCGACGTTTCCTCGTCGGTGAGCACAACCAGCTCGAACCGCCAGCCGGGCCGGTCGGAGACGCGCTCCGCCAGGCCGACGACATCGTTCGACCCTTTCAGGGCAGCATGCCGCTTGATCTCGACCACGACGTTGTCCGCGTCGCTGCGGGCGACGAGGTCGGGTGCGGTATCCCGCATGAAGTCCGGAAGATGGCGGGGCTCCGGCCGCTCGACCACGTCGTAGCCGAGGGTCCGGTACTGGCGGGCGATCCGCCTCTGGGTCCGGGTCTCGGCGGAGCGATCGGATTTCGGTCTCATCCCAGATCCTCCTCACCGCGGCTCCGCCACAGACGGACATGCAGGAACTCGTCACCGCCTGAGAATGCCATCGCGAGCGGCAGGGACATAGACCGAACGATGAACCGGCCGTTGATGTTGCGCCAGTTCGAGGTCGCGTCCTTCACCTGATGGTCGTCCTGATAGGCGATCCCCTGAAGCGCGTCCTGGATCGGCTTCAGCAGGTTGTCGCGATCGGCGATGCGGCGCTCGGAGTAGTGGGTGACGCGCAATTCCAGGTCGCCGCCGAACGGTGCCTGCGCGACGGGCCACGCGGCGGATGCCGCAGCGGCCACCTTCACCTTCCACGCCTGGAGCAAGACCCGTCTCAGCGCTTGAGCCGAAACCGGGCGCCCGATCACGCAGAACTCGAAATCCGGTCGGCGGACATCGTCGGGACGGTCACGGGCCGTCGGGGGCGGCATGCGCGACTGACCTCAGGGGCATGGTAGAATCGCTCTGGCGCGCCAGCCGCCCTACCCCGCCTCCCCCGGCGTCCGCGCCCGCAGCGCCAGGGCGTGCAGGCCGCGCTTGAACGCGTCGTCGAGGAGCGCATTCACCATGCGGTGGCGCTCGACGCGGCTCTTTCCCTCGAAGGCCGCCGACACCACATCGAGACGGAAGTGAGTTCCCCCCCCTTCGCGCCAGCCGGAATGACCGGCATGCTGGTGTGATTCGTCGACGACGCTCAGCGCCGTCGGCGCCAGGCGCTCCTCCAGCGTCGTCCTGATCCAGTCGCCCAGGCTCATCGCGCACCCGTCCTTAACCTGCTTCGGATCGAGTGACCGGAGCGGGTGCCACCCGTCAAGCCGTCCGGTTCCGCCTGCGGCATCAGGCCCGCAGGCCTTGTGCCCGCCCCGCCGCCTCTCATAATCGCCCCGTCATGGATCTGAACTCGCCCCTGTTCGACCGCATCCGCATCCGGCCCTCGTGCGACGAGCCGAAGAAGGCCGAGGGTCCGGCCTGCGACCGGCCGGGCTGCACCCAGCCCGGGCTGCACA
This sequence is a window from Methylobacterium sp. SyP6R. Protein-coding genes within it:
- a CDS encoding RusA family crossover junction endodeoxyribonuclease, whose protein sequence is MPPPTARDRPDDVRRPDFEFCVIGRPVSAQALRRVLLQAWKVKVAAAASAAWPVAQAPFGGDLELRVTHYSERRIADRDNLLKPIQDALQGIAYQDDHQVKDATSNWRNINGRFIVRSMSLPLAMAFSGGDEFLHVRLWRSRGEEDLG
- a CDS encoding BolA family protein; translation: MSLGDWIRTTLEERLAPTALSVVDESHQHAGHSGWREGGGTHFRLDVVSAAFEGKSRVERHRMVNALLDDAFKRGLHALALRARTPGEAG